A genomic stretch from Erigeron canadensis isolate Cc75 chromosome 9, C_canadensis_v1, whole genome shotgun sequence includes:
- the LOC122582237 gene encoding uncharacterized protein LOC122582237 has translation MEPNGVATYRHRRSPSSDRFLGVFSPPSSTGVISGGSSAAGDDFSEDDVFWTGDFAEQKRQSSDPVNGNRNVASYSPSFRQQDKFGILAALPEDNGRKVNRPVLNRRNPSSSIGSPTFGNPITSPSSSRLIPSIPRPNKHDRDFSASMPLKFQQSAPVNVPMFARKPRTGGGELADVDIGEDDEEEMLPPHEIVARGSNSPHTTFSVLEGAGRTLKGRDLRLVRNAVWRKTGFLD, from the coding sequence ATGGAGCCTAACGGTGTTGCTACCTACCGTCACCGTCGATCACCGTCGTCCGACCGGTTCTTAGGTGTCTTCTCACCGCCGTCATCTACCGGAGTGATCTCCGGTGGTTCATCAGCCGCCGGAGATGATTTCAGTGAAGACGATGTGTTTTGGACAGGAGATTTCGCGGAACAGAAACGTCAGTCGTCAGATCCGGTTAACGGAAACCGGAATGTTGCCAGTTACAGTCCGTCATTCCGGCAACAGGATAAGTTCGGTATTCTGGCGGCGTTACCGGAAGATAACGGCCGGAAAGTTAATCGTCCGGTACTAAACCGTCGAAACCCTAGCAGTTCAATCGGATCTCCGACGTTTGGAAATCCTATAACGTCGCCGTCGTCGTCGCGGTTAATTCCGTCAATTCCTAGACCTAATAAGCACGATCGAGATTTTTCAGCGTCTATGCCGTTGAAATTCCAGCAGTCGGCGCCGGTGAATGTTCCGATGTTTGCGAGGAAACCGAGAACAGGTGGTGGAGAGCTTGCTGACGTGGACATtggtgaagatgatgaagaggagATGCTTCCGCCTCATGAAATCGTTGCAAGAGGGTCGAATTCGCCTCATACGACTTTTTCGGTTTTAGAAGGCGCTGGAAGGACTTTAAAAGGCAGGGATTTGAGATTGGTGAGGAATGCTGTTTGGCGAAAAACCGGTTTCCTTGATTGA